The genome window CATGAAAAAAGTAACCGTAGCCCTGTCTCTATTGTTTGTTTTGTGTTTGAGTGTAGCAGCTTCAGCTGCAGCTCCCATCAAAATTGGTTATCTAGCTGCACTTACGGGAGACTACGCAGCATATGGAATGACTGAGGTTAATAT of Synergistaceae bacterium contains these proteins:
- a CDS encoding ABC transporter substrate-binding protein, which encodes MKKVTVALSLLFVLCLSVAASAAAPIKIGYLAALTGDYAAYGMTEVN